A segment of the Pan paniscus chromosome 9, NHGRI_mPanPan1-v2.0_pri, whole genome shotgun sequence genome:
CTGTTCATCCTACAAGACCCTGTTCACGTCACTCCTCCAGGAAGTCACTCATGTTCCTTTCAGCAAGAAGGGTCCTCTCTCTTCTGAGCCTCCAAGTCTGTCTTATGACTCTCAGTGCCAAGCACTAGGAATGGCACAGACTAAGTGTCGATTCATGTTTATTAAACTATACAGATTAACACTgcaattttccagatgaggaaactgagacccaaaaaGAGACAGCAACTGGCCCAGGGTCACCAGCATGCAGATGCCTGCTATGATGTCTCTGCTTCTTGTGTCTGTGGGCCTCATGGAAGCACTTCAGGTATGGGCATCCCCCACTGTTCCCACCCCAGCAGGGAACTGAGCCATCGGCTTCTTCTGAACcctggagggagaaagagagagaggaaagaatgcCTGACGCTTTCCCTGGGGATCACTCAGCCCAAGGGGACAGCTCCAGATGCTAGTCTTGGGGAAATTACAGCCAGAGGTTCCCAATCCCCTTCCCCACCAGGTGTGTTTGGGgcccttcctgcctttctcagtGGAGGCGAGAGCTGGATGGCAGGGGACTCATTCTCCCAGGGGCCTATCCTCTCAGTCCCTGCTATTCCTGTCCCCTCAGGCCCAGAGCCACCCCATCACACGACGAGACCTCTTCTCTCAAGAGATTCAGCTGGACATGGCCCTGGCCTCCTTTGACGACCAGTACGCTGGCTGTGCTGCTGCCATGACAGCTGCTCTCCCGGATCTCAACCACACGGAGTTCCAGGCCAACCAGGTATATGCAGACAGCTGGACACTGGCAAGCAGCCAATGGCAGGAGCGCCAGGCCAGGTGGCCGGAGTGGAGTCTCAGCCCCACCCGTCCATCCCCGCCACCCCTGGGCTTCCGCGATGAGCACGGGGTGGCCCTCCTGGCCTACACGGCCAACAGCCCCCTGCACAAGGAGTTCAATGCAGCCGTGCGTGAGGCAGGCCGCTCCCGGGCCCACTACCTCCACCACTTCTCCTTCAAGACACTCCATTTCCTGCTGACTGAGGCCCTGCAGCTCCTGGGCAGCGGCCAGCGTCCACCCCGGTGCCACCAGGTGTTCCGAGGTGTGCGCGGCCTGCGCTTCCGGCCAGCAGGGCCCCGGGCCGCCGTGAGGCTGGGGGGCTTTGCTTCTGCCTCCCTGAAGAATGTTGCAGCCCAGCAGTTTGGTGAGGACACCTTCTTTGGCATCTGGACCTGCCTTGGGGCCCCTATCAAGGGCTACTCCTTCTTCCCTGGAGAGGAAGAGGTGCTGATCCCCCCCTTTGAGACCTTCCAAGTGATCAATGCCAGCAGACCGGCCCAGGGCCCCGCCCGCATCTACCTCCGAGCCCTGGGCAAGCACAGCACCTACAACTGCGAGTACATCAAAGGTAGGAGGGCGAGCGCTGGTCACCACCTGTGCGGAAGGTGGGCCTTCCACATCCACCAGGGACTTTGGCAAACCCAAGCCCCTATCTCCTGTGTCCCAGGGATACATAAATACAAGTCATATCCACCAGCTCCCAACCCCTTCCATCTAAGGGTGCACTTACCGCCCCTGAAGGGATCTAAGCCATAGTTCGCCACTTGCCtgctgggaggctgaagaggtTTCCCGGCCAACGCAGCGGTCTCTGGCCATTTGAGTGGGCAAGCAGACCCGGTCGGGCTTTTCTCCTGGTCAGAGGCTGGAAGGGAATTATTTTCCAGCCAGATTATTGACACCTAGATAGCTGTTGCCAGAAATGAGTAGGAGTCCCACCCTCAGTTTCTGAGAACAGTGCATTTATGAGATGGAAGAGGAATTATGTGCTGAAGGGTGTGCTGGCTGGGGTGGTGGGGGCAAGGAGACAGCAGTTGGGTGCTGTGCCCCTAAGGTCCAGCTCAGGCTGTGGTCAGGAAGTGGTGGATGCTCCTCCTGTTCATGTCCCCAGCACAGGCCAGAAGAAGAACCATGAGGATGGGCCCAGGTTCTTAATTTCTGAAGGGCTATGGGCTTTACTTCCTATCTTGGACAACATCAGGAGCATGCATGAGTTGACAGAAGGTAAGGAGGGCatgcaaagaaaacaaaccagGCTGGGGCGAGGCATGGAAGAGGGAGAGGTGAGTGTGGCAGGGAGGCAAAGTTATAGGCCCAGGGAGCAGGAGTGCCCCAGGGTAGACCCTGGCTTTGATGGCCCACTCCCCTCTGGCCCTGCTGCTCATGGGTCGAGGCGAACCTAGTCAAGGGAGCTTCCACCATGAAAGAGCAGAATTAGGGGGAAATGCACCAACTTCTCCTAGAACAAGTCAGGGATGGACCACCAGGGCTCTGAGGTCCCTTTCCATCCTGACAGCTCCTGAGCCTTTCATTCTTTACTGTTTCTTTTCTATAGACAAGAAGTGCAAGTCTGGGCCTTGCCATCTGGATAATTCAGGTAAGGGCTGCGGGCACCTGTGGGACTCAGTTCAGGGATGAGCGGGCTGCTCTGGGGTTGGCCCCATCACctcgatctttttttttttttttttttttttgagacagagtttcactcttgttgcccaggctggagtgcaatggcacaatctcggctcactgcaacctccacttcccgggttcaagccattctcctgcctcagcctcttgattacagctgggattacaggcgcatgccaccaagcccggctaattttttgtatttttagtagagatggggtttcaccatgttggccaggctggtcttgaactcctgacctcaggtgatccatccacctcggcctcccaaagtgctgggattacaggcatcagccaccgtgcccggcccacctgAATCTTTTATAAGGAAACAacttcattaataataataataataaaagtgcaCTAGCTGAAGTGGCACCTTGGGGTTGCCAGCCTTAGCCAGGAGATGAGTGTGTGGGAGAGCAGATGGTTGGGGGAGCAGGGAcacctgctctccagcctggatctGCCTATCCCTTGCAGGAAAAGGCCACTGATCAGGCCCCTGAGAGATTCAGGCTGCACTGAGGTGAGGGACGGAAGGGCTGCTCCCCACAAAGTCCTCCTTTGGtccttctctgcctcccagtgCAGAACCCACTATCTCTGTTACTGCCCTCAGGGCTCCCTCAAACCCACCTTTGAAGGCCATGAGGCCAGGCTTTTGGTGCTGGAGGCCTGGGCTCTAGTCCAGGCTCTGCTCTAACTTTCTCTACAACCAACCCAttctttctctgtgcctcagtttctctgtgtgtataataaGCAAATTGGACCAGATGATCCCCAGCTATGACTCTTCTCTTCCCTCGGACACTTGGTGTGCCAAGGCCTACCCAGGCCACCATGTTTCTAG
Coding sequences within it:
- the ART1 gene encoding GPI-linked NAD(P)(+)--arginine ADP-ribosyltransferase 1; this encodes MQMPAMMSLLLVSVGLMEALQAQSHPITRRDLFSQEIQLDMALASFDDQYAGCAAAMTAALPDLNHTEFQANQVYADSWTLASSQWQERQARWPEWSLSPTRPSPPPLGFRDEHGVALLAYTANSPLHKEFNAAVREAGRSRAHYLHHFSFKTLHFLLTEALQLLGSGQRPPRCHQVFRGVRGLRFRPAGPRAAVRLGGFASASLKNVAAQQFGEDTFFGIWTCLGAPIKGYSFFPGEEEVLIPPFETFQVINASRPAQGPARIYLRALGKHSTYNCEYIKDKKCKSGPCHLDNSAMGQSPLSAVWSLLLLLWFLVVRAFPDGPGLL